In the Hypanus sabinus isolate sHypSab1 unplaced genomic scaffold, sHypSab1.hap1 scaffold_1114, whole genome shotgun sequence genome, gaatgagattcagtccttagcaagaggtgacttgggaacaggggaagtagagtctgtgtggattgagctgaggaacagtaagggtaaaaagaccctaatgggtgttgtgtacaagcccccaaacagtagcgtggatattgggtacaagttgattagggagttaacattggcatgagctaaaggtaatgcagtcgttctgggagatttcaacatgcaggtgaactgggagaatcaggtaggtgctggacaccaggatagggagtttgtggagtgtctaagggatgtatttttggaacagcttgtgcttgagccaaccaggaacgaggctattttggacttggtgatgtgtaatggacaggaattgataagtgatcttgaagtaaaggagccattagcaagtagtgatcataacatgataagtttttatctacagtttgagagggataggggcagatcagaggtgtcagtgttgcaattaaataaaggagactacggagccaagAGGGAACAGCTGGCCAAatttaaatgggcggatgccctggcaggaaaaacagtggatcagcagtggcagatattcttgggcatagtACAAAAGATGCAATTGCAGTTCCTTCCAATGAGAAAGAAGGGTTcaaagagtgggaaggggccacagtggttgacaaaggaagtcagacattgtgtagcattaaagaaaaagaagtatgacagggctaagatgagtgggaatacagatgattgggaaagttttaaggaacagcagatcttaactaaaaaggcaatacgaagagaaaaaatcaggtatgagctcagtctagccaggaatataaaaggggacagcaaaagcttttttagctatgtgaagagaaagaaaatagttaagaacaatgttggccccttgaagaatgaattgcgagaaattgttatgggaaacagggaaatggcaacagaatttaatgcgtactttagatctgtcttcaccagggaggacacaagcaatctcccagatgtatggatcgGCCAGGGTGacaagatatcagaggaattgagacagattgacattaggacagaaactgtgatgagtagactggtaggactgaaggctaataaatccccgggtccagatggtctgcatccgagggttctaaaagaggtggctcaggaaattgcggatgcattggtgatcatttttcaatgttccttagattcaggatcagttcctgaagattggagagtggctaatgttgtcccacttttcaagaagggagggaaggcgaaaacggagaactatcgccctgttagcctaacgtcagtcgtggggaagatgcttgagtccattattaaggacgaaatagtggcacatctagatggcagaaataggattaggccgagccagcatggatttaccaagggcaaatcatgcttgactaatctgttggagttttttgaggatgtaacaaggatgttagacgagggtaagccagtggatgttgtgtacctagattttcagaaggcattcgataaggtgccacataggagattggtgagtaaaatcagagctcatggcattggaagcagggtttcaacatggatagaaaactggttggcagatagtaagcaaagggtagcagtgaatgggtgtttctcggactggctggaggtgactagtggggtaccacagggctctgtattgggaccacagctctttacgatttatgtcattgatttagatgagggcattgaaagctATATCAGCAAggttgctgacgatactaaactgggtggcattgtgacatgtgaagaggacgttaggagaatacagggagacttggatatgctgagtgagtgggcagatacttggcagatgtcattcaatgtgaataaatgtgaagttatccactttggaagcaggaacaagagggcagagtattgtccgaacggtgtcgagttaggtaagggagaaatgcaaagagacctaggagtcctagttcaccagtcaatgaagatgaatgagcaagtgcaacaggcagtaaagagggcaaatggaatgttggcctttgttacaaggggaattgaatacaagagcaaggatgtccttctgcatttgtacagggccctggtgagaccacacctggaatattgtgtacagttttggtctccaggtttaaggaaggacattctggcaattgaggaagtgcagcgtagattcactaggttgatttctgggatggcagggctgtcttacgcagagagattggagagattgggcttgtacacgctggaattgaggagattgagaggggatctgattgaaacgtttaagataattaaaggatttgataggattgaggcaggaaatatgttccagatgttgggagagtccagtaccagagggcatggattgagaataagaggtcagttattcaaaacagagttgaggaagagtttcttctcccagagagttgtgcaggtgtggaatgtactgcctcggaagacggtggaggccaattctctggatgctttcaagaaggagctggatagatacctgaaggataggggaatcaagggatatggggacaaggcagggacagggtattgatagtgaatgatcagccatgatctcagaatggctgtgcagactcgaggggccgaatggtctacttctgcacctattgtctattgtctatagaaccttgagggaagttagtgtagaaatagcagggactcttaaagaaatatttcagatgtcattagaaacggggatggtgccggaggatttgTTTATTGCTCATGTTATTCCATTCTTTAAAAAGggatctaagagtaaacctagcatttATATGCCTGTCAGTTTGAAGTCAGTgctggataaattaatggaaagtattcttagagatggtacatgtaattatatggatagacagggtctgattaggaacagtcagcatggatttgtgcgtggaaggtcatgtttgacaaatcttattgaagtttttgaagaggttacgaggaaggttgtcgagggtaaagcagtggatgttgtctatatggacttcagtatcCCCTTTGATAAATTTCTGCAcgcaaggttagttaggaaggttcagtcatgaggtgttaatattgaagtagtaaaatggattcaacaatggctggatgggagatgccagagagtagtggtggataactatttgtcaggttggagatcggtgactagaggtgtgcatcagggatctgtattgggtccaatgttgtttgtcatatacattaatgatctggatgatggggtgataaattgtaTTAGTAGGCATGCAGGTAGGTGGCATGGTGAATAATAACGTAGGTTTTCAAATCTTGCAGAGTGATTTAGGCCAGTTCGAAGAGTGgtctgaacgatggcagatggagtttaatgctgataagtgtgaggtgctacactttggtaggaatatTCCAAATACggcatgcatggtaaatggtagggcattgaggaatacagcagaacagagtgatccaggaataaccgtagaaccatagaacactacggcacagtacaggcccttcagccctccatgctgtgccgacccatataatccttaagaaaaagtactaaacccagaCTACACcaaaatcctccatttttctttcatccatgtgcctgtccaagaggcttctaaatacccctaatgttttcgcctctactaccacccttgctaaatcattccaggcactcacaaccctctgtgtaaaaaaaaaaaaaaaaaaaaaaaacgtaccccgatgtctcccctaaacttccctccgttagttttgtacctatgccctctggtgtttgctactgatgccctgggaaacaggtattgacaattcaccctatctatgccgctCATAGTCTTGTCGACCTCAATCaagtccccacccccacctcaatcttctacgctccaaagagaataaTGGTAGattgtagggcattgaagaatgcagtagaacagagtgatctgggaataatggtgcatagttccctgaaggttgaATGTCATGTGGATAGCATGCTGAAGAAAGCTTTCGGTATGCTGGCCATTATAAATCAGATCATTGAGAAatagagttgggatgtaatgttaaaattgtacaaggcattggtaaatccgaatttggagttttgtgtacagttttggtcaccgaattaaatgaaagatgtcaacaacatagagagagtacaaagaatatttactagaatgttacctgcgtttcagcacctaagttacagggaaaggttgaacaagttaggtctttattctttggagcttagaaggcaAAGGGGGGacgagaggtatttaaaataatgagggggatagatcaagttgaggtggataggcttttgtccattgagagtaggggagattcaaacaaaaggacatgagatgagaattagggggaaaaagtttaagtgtaacacgagggggaatttctttactcagagagtggtagctgtgaggaacgagcttccagtagaagtgatagaggcaggtacgGTATTGTcagttaaggtaaaattggataggtatatgaacaggaaagaactggaggtttatgggctgagggtggggcagtgggactaagtgtgagtaagcgttcggcacggactagaagggacgatgtagcctgtttccgtgctgtagttgttatatggttatattatatgGTTACAGACGATCTCGGAATGGTCtgttgtatatcggtgagacctgacgtgtATTGGGAGACCGTTCCACCCAGCATTTACGGTGTGACCACCAGAACAAGAGGGAACTCCCAGTGTCCacccattttattcccacttcccattctcattccgattCGTCAGTTCGGACCTCCTCCAAtgtcgggataaggccacactcaggttggagtaaCAGCACCTTATTTTctgtttgagtagcctccaatctgatggcatgaataccctcctcccccttcacCGTTCCCCATGAGCTCGTACTTcgctcatgttatctccttgtctgtccatcgcctccctctggtgcacctccACCAGCCCTAcccacctttttctttcttccattgccttctgtgTCTATCAAAAATCAACTTCTTAGCTCTATGCTTCATTCCTTCCCTTCCAAGTTTCAACTATCGTCTGGCATTTCTCTCTACCtcacccccacctttcaaatttaCTCCTCAGCCTTTTGTCTGCAGTCCTGCCGAACGATCTCGGCTCCAAATCAAAACTGTTCCACACATGCTctccggcctgctgtgttcctcgagcattttgtgtgtgttgcttggatttccagcatctgcagattttctcctgtttataaatgtataggccagttagcctacccTGACTGATTAGGAGACTGTTGGAATCTAGAAATTATTTTAAATCACTATGattgcacgttgcacatttagatggggaCGTAACATAAAGGTTTTTACTGCTCATGTACGTgaatgcaagaaataaagtcaatttaattattAACGTTCAGGTAACGAGGTATTTGGAGTttaatgataaaataggccgaagcCAGCATTGTGTatatgaagggaaatcttgcgtTATGAATTTGCTAGAGTTCATTGAGTAAATACTAAGCAGGCTTGACAAAGTGGATCTCatttagttggattttcagaaggtgtttgatatgtTGCCATACACGATGCTGCTTTACAAGATAAAAATCCAGTGGCGTTACAGGAATGACACAGTCATGGAAAGAGGAATGGCCTGCGGGAGgaggcagggagtgggaataaaaggaacctttcctgtttggctgctggtaactagttATTTTCCTCAGGGGTCAGAATTGTGACAGCTACTTTTCAGATTtcttatcagtgatttagataatggaattgatggatttatgGTAAGGTTTGTTGATTAatcgaagataggtggaggggtaggcagtgcTGAGAAGCAATGCGAATGCAGCAAAACTTAGACAATTTGGAAGAATGGGCCAAATGTGGCAAATGgaaaatagtgttgggaaatgaatcGTAATACATTTtagcaaaaggaacaatagtgtagactgttatctaaatggggagaatgtataaacataCGAGTTTAATGTTACATCATGCTGGCACCAAcgttgtgggcagaagggcctattcctgtgctgttcaGTGATCTCTGCAGCTCCTTTGACAGCTGAAGTCCTGAACCACCTGCTACCGAAATTCCTCGGtctcttctctcttcttcagCACCCGACCTGTTATCGGCATGTTTTTCAAACTTGTATTTAAAGTCATAGTCTAGTAGcatctcccctttctcccctttccacagACGTTGTCTGACCTGTACTCACATCCACACTCCCGTCCTTCTACAGCTGTGCTTCAGAGGCAGGTCAACACGCCACATAACTGTGGCGGActggaaggctctacaacggggAGTCAAAACAGCCCAACGCAACATCGGCACACCCAGCCTACCTTCCATCAGGGACGTATGTACAGAAATGTTCCGGAAGATGGCCAGCAGCATCAGGAAGGATCCCACCTACACTGTCTGTGGGCTGTTTGCCTCTCTCCCATGAGGGAGGAAGGATCCCACCTATCCTGCCTATGGGCTGTTTGCGCCTCTCCCATAAGGAAGGAAGGATCCCACCTATCCTGCCTATGGGCAGTTTGCCCCTCTCCGATGAGGGAGGAAGGATCCCACCTATCCTGCCTATGGGCTGTTTGCCCATCTCCTATGAGGGAGGAAGGATCCCACCTATCTTGCCTGTGGGCTGTTTGCCCATCTCCCATGAGGGAGGATGGATCCCACCTATCTTGCCTGTGGACTGATTGCCCCTCTACCATGAGGGAGGAAGGATCCCACCTGTTCTGCCTCTGGGCAGTTTGCCCCTCTTCCatgagggaggaggctacgtagcatccagagcaggaacaccagactcaaaatcagttactttcctcaagcagtaagactgatcaacacctcgacTAACAACCCCTACCCACCACCTGCACCGTTTTAAAATTTACAGTCTGAACCACCTGAGGTCAAAGAGACTCCTGTATCGTAagaatttatatttattgtgttttctttgcGTTCTTCATCTGAGTTTAtttgtgctacatcagatccATAACACCAATTATTTCCTTCTCCTTTACAGTTGTGTAACTTGAATCTGTTGAGTATTTGCAACTCATCCTCTTTAAGAGTCACGAGACAGCTGACCTGCCGTCTCAAACCATTTTCTACAGGAACTCAGTGAGCTGATCAGCGTCTGTGGTGATAAAAGCGGTGAATTGTCTGTGTTTTGCGTCAAAATGCTGACTGTCACAATCTCCTGAACAAGACATTGACATTTTCTCCCCCGAACCACAGTGCACGCGCTGATCCACAAAGCTGCTTCTTTACATTTTGAATCAGAGAtggtgagaggggagggggagctgTGATTCCCCGACCTGTACCTTTGACAGATTGCCCACTATCCTTTTCTCCTTCTCCATACGACACATCAGCACTGGGGAATAAAAGTTCTTCCACAGGAACAGTGATAGCTTTGGCAGTAGTGGGACAGTCGGAGTTCAATAAACAGGGAAATATTCACCTTCATAGCACAGTTAATTAATTTTGAAATGTGATGATCTGGTGTTGATTTAGACAGCGCCTAACTGTCCAGTTTGGGGTCTTTTGATCGCATTACTTTACTGTACAAGCATCCATTGATGAATCCAATTAATACAATAGCGTTAGGATAACTCTTGTGTACTTAAATACTGAGTTCTGAGTTGAGGCATCTAACAGTTTGTCCACtgtctgttcccatggaagatgttcaacagaaacacaaggagactctacGGGAACAAACTGAAACattgagagtgaacacgatcctgatgagggagaaggtgaaggatttccagctggttgatcgatacgctgagctcacggtcatttctactgttcgagatcggagactggtggaacatgagctgctggcaagaggcagagaccacgaggagtgggGGAGAAAAACTACGTGGAGAACTGGAAAAAATACGGACAGatcagttgttccagagcagcttatcccggagtaaatccaaatctgggagttcaGCAGCTGTAGCCGGAGCTGCGGGGattgggaaaacaacaatggtacaaaggattgtttatgactgggccatggggaaaatataccaacggttccagtttgtcttcagtttcaaattccgcgatttaaactccattaactgcagaataaacctgagggaactgattctggatcaatatccttactttgggaatatcctgagagaggtctggaagaacccagagggtttgctgtttatattcgatggtttggatgaattcaagcaCAGAATCGATTTTGTGGACAGTCCTAGAGATACGGAACCCAggcaccagtgcccagatcccgagtggtggtgtgaagtgtctgacattgtgtacagtttaatccagggcaagctcctcccagggtgttcagtgctggtgaccacccgccccactgcgttacatttattggaaaaggctgagatcagtgtctgggctgaaatcctgggatttgttggtgaggaacggaaggaatatttcatcaggcattttgaagatcagacggtggcggaagctgtttccaaacacgtgaaggagaacgagatcctgtacaccatgagctacaacccctcctactgctggatccttgctctggcactgggccccttcttcacacaaagagtcagggacccgcagcgagttcccaagaccatcacccaactgtactcctactatatttacaacatcctgaaaaaccacggccgtgtgATTGACAACCCCCGTGATGTTTTTCTCAgcgttggtcagatggccttcagaggagtgtccgagaggaAGATTGTGTTTTCAGGTGGAGATTTGATCCAgttcaatctgcagccttcccagttcctgtccgggttcctgatggagcttttggagagagaggattctgcccggagcgtggtgtacacattcccacacctcactatccaagagtttgtagctgcagtcgcacattTCCTGActccacatcccggggatatcctgaaattcctcactgaagccaacaacacgacagatgggcgatttgaggtatttctccgttttgttgctggtctctcctccccaatgacagctcggggcctggaggagtttctgggtccatttcctcatcaaacagcctgccgggtgattgactgggtgaaggaggaggttaaacgccagagtagaaacacatggagtgaagctggtaaaaggagcctcctgaacacattttactacctgtttgagtctcagaatcgtgggcTGGCTCAGgacgcactgggatctgtggaaacgcTTTCATtccgtggaatgacactgaccccgattgactgcgcggtcctgtctcatgtcatcggattctgtgaaacaataaaacacctcgacctggttggctgccacattcagtgtgaaggaatccagagGCTGGGTCCCGGGGTCCACAAGTGCCAGGATTTGAGGTGTTTATTTTAACTCTCACTCTGAAATGTGAAACGGCCCCATTGTCTTTTTTCAATGAAAATGAATTTGGGGAAAACTATAGTAAATGGGATTGTTAGGAATTGTGAGAAATGTCCAGGGGATcggtcagtaattccccaaggacaAGAGGGTTCTGTGGTTCATTGTGAAGGGATTTTGGATACTTTAGATCAGTGAACAACGGTCATTTCTTTAATGGTAGGATATCACAGGAATGGCGgtgactgcagcaggtgggtcagaacTTCAAACCCTCTTCCCGGcgagggacaagagaccgtcagcagacgGTCCCAGTGAGAATGAAAGAGATACCGTTTTGAGATTGTCCTCCGCTGCTCGTCTCCATGTGTGACAATCACCATCAGTCCACCTGGGTGACTGTGCTCACTACCAGATAACCAGACCGCTTAGCACCGCCTCTCCCGATTGTGGAACTGATTTCAGAACCACCTCTCCGATGCAATTTCTATTTGAAATCCCTCGTCTTGTTGGATGATTTTTTGTTCCACTGGTAACCTCTTATGGGACCTCTCATCCCCATCCATTTTCCTCTGTGGAACCACTcctccttcctcctctgggatctttcttcctcaataaccttcctcctgcaggatctgtctccctatcccttTTCTCAGCTGGGTTTACTTCCACGATCTTCCATCGACACTTTCCCATTTACAAATCTTCCTCACAGTGGGACTTTCTACCACACTTCGGCTCTGCCCCTTCCGACCCTCACAGGTCAGAAACACATTTCTAACcatcagggaatgagacagaatACGTGGAGTTTACATGGTCCCAACGACAGGCTAAATTACTGACAGTCAGCGAATACCCTGGAGCTggtcagtgagggacattgacagtgatgggaactccgctcagtgatttactgaaggtttaatgtttcctgaaatatccgtgTGAGAGAAATTCGCTCAGACCCACGGTTTGAGTCACTTTGAtcatcaatttgtctgtttgtgtttagaattgagatgaatgatctgggagattcaggagtgaaactgttgtcggtagctttgaggaaaccggagtgtaaaatacagagactggGGTAAGTAACAGATTgttggagattgtgtttacagtcactgggtgtctgagaCTGAACATTAATGTTGATCACTAATTATgtcactgataaacactggggatgtgtaccgtctcctgtctctctgtgtccttcaccctcactctctcgcATCTACAGGCTGAAGAAGGtcagtctcacagattctggtgccgaggatctcgcctccgctctcagtacaaacacaTCACTGACGGGGCTGGACCTGAGTGttaatgaactgggagattcaggagtgaaactggtgttcGCGGCTCTGAAGAACCCagggtgtaaaatacagaaactggagtaagtaccagactgtgggaggttgtgtttacagtcactgggtgtccgACACTGAagattaatgtgatcagtaattgtgttactgataaacactggggatttgt is a window encoding:
- the LOC132386356 gene encoding NACHT, LRR and PYD domains-containing protein 12-like, producing MSCWQEAETTRSGGEKLRGELEKIRTDQLFQSSLSRSKSKSGSSAAVAGAAGIGKTTMVQRIVYDWAMGKIYQRFQFVFSFKFRDLNSINCRINLRELILDQYPYFGNILREVWKNPEGLLFIFDGLDEFKHRIDFVDSPRDTEPRHQCPDPEWWCEVSDIVYSLIQGKLLPGCSVLVTTRPTALHLLEKAEISVWAEILGFVGEERKEYFIRHFEDQTVAEAVSKHVKENEILYTMSYNPSYCWILALALGPFFTQRVRDPQRVPKTITQLYSYYIYNILKNHGRVIDNPRDVFLSVGQMAFRGVSERKIVFSGGDLIQFNLQPSQFLSGFLMELLEREDSARSVVYTFPHLTIQEFVAAVAHFLTPHPGDILKFLTEANNTTDGRFEVFLRFVAGLSSPMTARGLEEFLGPFPHQTACRVIDWVKEEVKRQSRNTWSEAGKRSLLNTFYYLFESQNRGLAQDALGSVETLSFRGMTLTPIDCAVLSHVIGFCETIKHLDLVGCHIQCEGIQRLGPGVHKCQDLRIEMNDLGDSGVKLLSVALRKPECKIQRLGLKKVSLTDSGAEDLASALSTNTSLTGLDLSVNELGDSGVKLVFAALKNPGCKIQKLELDTVGLTDSGAQDLVSVYSTNPSLRKLDLSGNKLGDSGVKLVSAALRNPECKMQRLWLKGVVLTDSAAEDLASALSTNPSLTGLNLSKNSLTDRSIPALRRLILTLPILERIWLWENRFTESGEMELRSLQGVRPGLTVNI